A window of Pseudodesulfovibrio hydrargyri contains these coding sequences:
- a CDS encoding AzlD domain-containing protein gives MTDTAGFWVVGALLGLGTFLIRFSFILIVDKVTFPEAVIRMLRFIPASVLPAIIVPAVLLHGTDGGPVSLARPVAALVAVLAAWKTRSILATILSGMGTLWLLRAVL, from the coding sequence GTGACTGATACGGCAGGCTTCTGGGTGGTGGGCGCGCTGCTCGGACTGGGCACGTTCCTGATCCGCTTCTCCTTCATCCTCATCGTGGACAAGGTCACGTTCCCCGAGGCCGTGATCCGCATGCTGCGCTTCATCCCGGCCTCGGTCCTGCCCGCCATCATCGTGCCCGCCGTGCTGCTGCACGGCACGGACGGCGGCCCGGTCTCCCTGGCCCGTCCGGTGGCCGCCCTGGTGGCCGTCCTGGCGGCCTGGAAGACCCGCAGCATTCTGGCGACCATCCTCAGCGGGATGGGGACGCTCTGGCTTCTGCGGGCCGTGCTGTAA
- a CDS encoding AzlC family ABC transporter permease produces the protein MKDIRQSFLSGARDSIPILLGMVPFGLICGAVSAGGGMSLWGALGFTWAINAGASQLAALQLMEHHASLAVVVLTGLVINLRFFMYSASIAPHLRTMSLPGRALLGFILSDQAYALSIARFHREDGAEIDKPFYYLGVGLAIWASYSVGAVLGASVGAFIPPAWDLGFAVPLTFIAVVVPAIKDRPTALAAVAAGTVAFLADGLPYNLGLMAGAVTGILLGYAAERRLSRD, from the coding sequence ATGAAAGACATCAGGCAATCCTTTCTGTCCGGGGCGCGCGACTCCATTCCCATCCTGCTCGGCATGGTGCCCTTCGGGCTCATCTGCGGCGCGGTCAGCGCGGGCGGGGGCATGTCCCTGTGGGGGGCGCTCGGCTTCACCTGGGCCATCAACGCGGGGGCCAGCCAGCTGGCGGCCCTGCAGCTCATGGAGCATCACGCCTCCCTGGCCGTGGTCGTGCTCACCGGGCTGGTCATCAACCTGCGCTTCTTCATGTACTCGGCATCCATCGCTCCCCACCTGAGGACCATGTCCCTGCCGGGCCGGGCCCTGCTCGGGTTCATCCTGTCGGACCAGGCCTATGCCCTGTCCATCGCCCGTTTCCACCGGGAGGACGGCGCGGAGATCGACAAGCCGTTCTATTACCTCGGCGTGGGTCTGGCCATCTGGGCCTCCTACTCCGTCGGGGCCGTACTCGGGGCTTCCGTGGGCGCCTTCATTCCGCCCGCCTGGGACCTGGGCTTCGCCGTGCCCCTGACCTTCATCGCCGTGGTCGTGCCCGCCATCAAGGACCGGCCCACGGCCCTGGCCGCCGTGGCCGCCGGGACCGTGGCCTTCCTCGCCGACGGACTGCCCTACAACCTCGGGCTCATGGCCGGGGCCGTGACCGGCATCCTCCTGGGGTACGCCGCCGAAAGGAGGCTCTCCCGTGACTGA
- a CDS encoding STAS domain-containing protein — protein MALNQIDEGGVVILAVDGNLDGEGTQALEEKVLSLLENGTTKLLFDFSGLDYINSSGLRVLVLAYQRLKKNSGLVAICGVKDYIQEVFEVSGYDKIFPLYSSRADALGGL, from the coding sequence ATGGCATTGAATCAGATCGACGAAGGCGGGGTGGTCATCCTTGCCGTGGACGGCAATCTGGACGGCGAGGGCACCCAGGCCCTGGAGGAGAAGGTCCTGAGCCTGCTCGAGAACGGCACCACCAAGCTGTTGTTCGACTTTTCCGGGCTGGACTACATCAACAGTTCCGGGCTGCGCGTCCTGGTCCTGGCCTACCAGCGGTTGAAGAAGAATTCCGGCCTGGTGGCCATCTGCGGCGTCAAGGACTACATCCAGGAGGTCTTCGAGGTCTCCGGATACGACAAGATATTTCCACTCTATTCCTCCCGCGCCGATGCGCTTGGGGGATTGTAG
- a CDS encoding sensor histidine kinase encodes MPNNREEGSSPLQFVRVISWTLLVIILSFSLLLSLFISKYAEQTLLEKQEAFALLLAENVSHQLFTRFVIPTVLNFGAIRLRNEDQAGAMDKVVRSTIHSFHVSSLRIYDREGNITYSLNKDEVGDDGNADYMVNKTWETEDFSAEILSKVSKVASLFRVDLDPGSMVLRAYYPLRVERSLTDMEANPIMGILEFQQDITADYLATLNFERLIIAFSLVTSLVLFFLVLTVLRRAERLSNRQLREKERLIFELQQQEKLAGMGRMVAGVAHEIRNPLGIICSSSELILKKARKENNSNVRILEALHEEAKRLSRTVTEFLDYARPKKPAMHDVDVKSILDQVAVFMEPECEKLGVTVDREFEGDMSTKGDKDLLYRAFYNLVANSLQAMNGPGELSIRAARGEEGLHVTLVDTGPGFAPEHLDQVRDPFFTTKDTGTGLGLALVSTIFESHGAEMDLSNAEEGGARVDVIFHA; translated from the coding sequence TTGCCGAATAATCGCGAGGAAGGCAGCAGTCCGCTCCAGTTCGTCCGGGTCATCTCCTGGACCCTGCTGGTCATCATCCTGAGCTTCAGCCTGCTGCTTTCCCTTTTCATATCCAAGTACGCGGAACAGACCCTGCTCGAAAAGCAGGAGGCCTTCGCCCTGCTCCTGGCCGAGAACGTCAGCCACCAGCTGTTCACCCGCTTCGTCATCCCCACGGTGCTGAATTTCGGGGCCATCCGGCTGCGCAACGAGGACCAGGCGGGCGCCATGGACAAGGTGGTCCGCTCAACCATCCACAGTTTCCACGTCTCCAGCCTTCGCATCTACGACCGCGAAGGGAACATCACCTACTCCCTGAACAAGGACGAGGTGGGCGACGACGGCAACGCGGACTATATGGTCAACAAGACCTGGGAGACCGAAGACTTCAGCGCGGAGATCCTGTCCAAGGTCTCCAAGGTGGCCTCCCTGTTTCGGGTCGACCTCGATCCCGGCTCCATGGTCCTGCGCGCCTACTACCCCCTGCGGGTCGAGCGCAGCCTGACCGACATGGAGGCCAACCCGATCATGGGCATCCTGGAGTTCCAGCAGGACATCACCGCCGACTACCTGGCCACCCTGAACTTCGAACGGCTGATCATCGCCTTTTCCCTGGTCACCTCCCTGGTCCTCTTCTTCCTGGTCCTGACCGTGCTGCGCCGGGCCGAGCGGCTGTCCAACAGGCAGCTGCGCGAAAAGGAGCGGCTCATCTTCGAACTGCAGCAGCAGGAGAAGCTGGCCGGCATGGGCCGCATGGTCGCGGGCGTGGCCCACGAGATCCGCAACCCGCTGGGGATCATCTGCTCCAGTTCCGAGCTGATCCTGAAAAAGGCCAGGAAGGAAAACAACTCCAACGTGCGCATCCTCGAGGCCCTGCACGAGGAGGCCAAGCGGCTGTCGCGCACGGTCACCGAGTTTCTGGACTACGCCCGGCCCAAGAAACCGGCCATGCACGACGTGGACGTCAAGTCCATCCTCGACCAGGTGGCCGTGTTCATGGAGCCCGAGTGCGAGAAACTCGGCGTGACCGTGGACCGCGAGTTCGAGGGCGACATGAGCACCAAGGGGGACAAGGACCTGCTCTACCGCGCCTTCTACAACCTGGTGGCCAACTCCCTGCAGGCCATGAACGGACCGGGCGAACTGTCCATCCGGGCGGCGCGCGGCGAGGAGGGGCTGCACGTGACCCTTGTGGACACCGGGCCGGGCTTCGCGCCCGAGCACCTTGACCAGGTGCGCGACCCGTTCTTCACCACCAAGGACACCGGGACCGGCCTGGGGCTGGCCCTGGTCTCGACCATCTTCGAGAGCCACGGCGCGGAGATGGATTTGAGCAACGCCGAAGAGGGCGGCGCGCGCGTGGACGTCATCTTCCACGCCTAG
- the radA gene encoding DNA repair protein RadA has product MKTKETYRCAACGAQSPRWQGQCPSCKEWNTLEAVTVSKKTSVPVGAAASQSTPQLLEDLESEHLGARPSGLPSLDHLLGKGLVPGAAILVGGEPGIGKSTLLLQLAGSQARLGHTAVYLSGEESLAQLKSRAGRLGLLGPGLLAMATNKVEDGLAVLEGPNPPELLIVDSVQTLASPLAEGIPGSVSQVRAVSSELVEKTKKCGTTLILVGHVTKDGQIAGPKLLEHMVDTVLYLEGDRKHFSRILRVLKNRFGPSDELIVFTMKEQGLEVVEDPATFFLGARDPSLSGTAMALAVDGQRPFAVEVQALVSKSFLTIPRRTALGFDTNRLNLLLAVLEKRLRLNLSGHDIYAKITGGLASRDPGLDLAVVAAIMSSFYDQPLPEASVFWGEIDLNGQVRPVAAHDVRLKQAARLGHGPVCHSGTAPTLADLQRLLFGKR; this is encoded by the coding sequence ATGAAAACCAAGGAAACTTACAGGTGCGCCGCCTGCGGCGCGCAGTCCCCCCGCTGGCAAGGCCAGTGCCCGTCGTGCAAGGAATGGAACACCCTGGAGGCCGTGACCGTGTCGAAGAAGACCTCGGTCCCGGTGGGCGCGGCCGCGTCCCAGTCCACGCCCCAGCTCCTGGAGGACCTGGAGAGCGAACACCTCGGAGCCCGGCCGTCCGGGCTGCCTTCCCTGGACCACCTGCTCGGCAAGGGGCTGGTGCCCGGCGCGGCCATCCTGGTGGGCGGCGAGCCGGGCATCGGCAAGTCCACCCTGCTGTTGCAGCTGGCGGGCAGCCAGGCGCGGCTCGGGCACACGGCGGTCTACCTGTCCGGCGAGGAATCCCTGGCCCAGCTCAAGTCCAGGGCGGGCAGACTCGGCCTGCTCGGGCCCGGCCTGCTGGCCATGGCCACCAACAAGGTCGAGGACGGACTGGCCGTGCTCGAAGGGCCCAACCCGCCGGAACTGCTCATCGTGGACTCGGTCCAGACCCTGGCCTCTCCCCTGGCCGAAGGCATCCCCGGCTCGGTCAGCCAGGTGCGCGCCGTGTCCAGCGAACTGGTGGAAAAGACCAAGAAGTGCGGGACCACCCTCATCCTGGTGGGCCACGTGACCAAGGACGGCCAGATCGCCGGGCCCAAGCTGCTCGAGCACATGGTCGACACGGTCCTGTACCTGGAGGGCGACCGCAAACATTTCTCGCGCATCCTGCGCGTGCTCAAAAACCGGTTCGGGCCCAGCGACGAGTTGATCGTCTTCACCATGAAGGAACAGGGACTGGAGGTGGTCGAGGACCCGGCGACCTTTTTCCTGGGCGCGCGGGACCCGTCCCTGTCCGGCACGGCCATGGCCCTGGCCGTGGACGGACAGCGTCCATTCGCCGTGGAGGTCCAGGCCCTGGTGTCCAAGTCCTTTCTGACCATCCCCAGGCGCACGGCCCTCGGTTTCGACACCAACCGGCTGAACCTGCTCCTGGCCGTGCTCGAAAAGCGGCTGCGGCTGAACCTGAGCGGCCACGACATCTACGCCAAGATCACCGGCGGGCTGGCCTCCAGGGATCCCGGCCTGGACCTGGCCGTGGTGGCCGCGATCATGTCGTCCTTCTACGACCAGCCTTTGCCCGAGGCCTCGGTCTTCTGGGGCGAGATCGACCTGAACGGCCAGGTGCGCCCGGTGGCGGCCCACGACGTGCGCCTCAAACAGGCCGCGCGGCTGGGCCACGGCCCGGTCTGCCACTCGGGCACGGCCCCGACCCTGGCCGACCTGCAGCGGCTGCTCTTCGGCAAGCGCTGA
- a CDS encoding SpoIIE family protein phosphatase, protein MKISIRFKFFAVLLAFSLTPIFISRGLMSRASHDVAEKTGRQTRHELLAIMSDEFEYTASTLLNLMERSAEGMRLATIGVAHEVDGAMNRTPPAGGPEPFLANDFGDPDLTPPDAARRQGYARRTMGNGQQFIQVSFDHPTFHLPAHVDERAVMPEMRRLLQAASGIETLFRNLPKAPFWINVAVESGVMMTYPGHGRLPLRYDARDQDWYLEARTSDACRWYHTVDPATRYIVNKVAFPLRDASGRFLGAVSIDIPTHSMMPNEQLEARWGGEVRTFLVERIPEGQPTDKGLPVLVQLEPNEQGRRHWTSTVEREWLTFDEPVGYEILLHALDTRASGVVDVSFKGEPSLCAFASTATVSFLVIAPKTVVAKLPNEVAATLRNLFTEMRFLSLVVSGAMLLITGFIAWFGSRAITKPMFSIVAAAQRLTQGDFSARIDHRTGDERDELIRSINDMGPKLKELMHLNRDMEVAQEVQRLLLPSAEPELAGFDISGGILYCDKTGGDYYDFLQVCRGEPACLAVVVGDVAGHGLPSALVMAAARGQLHTLSDIEMAPHERMGAINRVLARDLDGTGRFLTLFYLQLHADSDRVQWVRAGHDPAIRYNPSTDEFGELRGEGLPVGVDENYAYETGETGIAEGEVLVMATDGVWEAHNLEGEMFGKKRMLAIIRENAHKSAKDIRLALVAEVEAFQGNGQEDDIAVVVVKKGTGDTSMARHSISFRMTNKENCFKRFHPKVEAFGALHGLHPKIVFHLTLVLDELITNIISYGYADFDEHPIDVTIALHGDELTICVEDDSEPFNILEAPEPELGLPLDQRARPVGGLGIHLVKNMVHGIHYKRENGKNILTLHKNISKTHCPVQG, encoded by the coding sequence ATGAAGATATCCATCAGGTTCAAATTCTTTGCGGTGCTCCTGGCCTTCAGCCTGACGCCCATCTTCATATCGCGCGGGCTCATGAGCCGGGCCTCCCACGACGTGGCCGAAAAGACCGGCCGACAGACCCGGCACGAGCTTCTGGCCATCATGTCCGACGAGTTCGAATACACGGCCTCCACCCTGCTCAACCTGATGGAGCGCAGTGCCGAGGGTATGCGGCTGGCCACCATCGGCGTGGCCCACGAGGTGGACGGCGCCATGAACAGGACCCCGCCCGCAGGCGGCCCCGAGCCGTTCCTGGCCAACGACTTCGGCGATCCGGACCTGACCCCGCCCGATGCGGCCCGGCGGCAGGGCTATGCCAGGCGGACCATGGGCAACGGGCAGCAGTTCATCCAGGTCAGCTTCGACCACCCCACCTTCCACCTGCCCGCCCACGTGGACGAGCGGGCCGTCATGCCCGAGATGCGCCGCCTGCTCCAGGCCGCGTCCGGCATCGAGACCCTTTTCCGGAACCTGCCCAAGGCGCCGTTCTGGATCAACGTGGCTGTTGAGTCCGGGGTGATGATGACCTATCCCGGCCACGGCAGACTGCCGTTGCGCTACGACGCCCGCGACCAGGATTGGTACCTGGAGGCCCGGACGTCGGACGCCTGCCGGTGGTACCACACCGTGGACCCGGCCACCCGGTACATCGTCAACAAGGTGGCCTTTCCCCTGCGGGACGCGTCCGGCCGCTTCCTCGGGGCCGTGTCCATCGACATCCCGACCCATTCCATGATGCCCAACGAGCAGCTCGAGGCCCGCTGGGGCGGCGAGGTGCGCACCTTCCTGGTGGAGCGCATCCCCGAGGGGCAGCCCACGGACAAGGGGTTGCCCGTCCTGGTCCAACTGGAGCCCAACGAGCAGGGCCGCCGCCACTGGACGAGCACGGTCGAGCGGGAGTGGCTGACCTTTGACGAGCCCGTGGGCTACGAGATCCTGCTCCACGCCCTGGACACCCGCGCATCCGGCGTGGTGGACGTCTCGTTCAAGGGCGAGCCCTCCCTGTGCGCCTTCGCCTCCACCGCCACCGTGTCGTTCCTGGTCATCGCGCCCAAGACCGTTGTGGCCAAACTGCCCAACGAGGTCGCCGCCACCCTGCGGAATCTGTTCACCGAGATGCGCTTCCTGTCCCTTGTCGTCTCCGGGGCCATGCTGCTCATCACCGGGTTCATCGCCTGGTTCGGTTCGCGGGCCATCACCAAGCCCATGTTCAGCATCGTTGCGGCGGCCCAGCGGCTGACCCAGGGGGATTTCAGCGCACGCATCGACCACCGCACCGGCGACGAGCGGGACGAGCTCATCCGGTCCATCAACGACATGGGGCCCAAGCTCAAGGAGCTCATGCACCTGAACCGGGACATGGAGGTGGCCCAGGAGGTCCAGCGGCTGCTGCTGCCGAGCGCGGAGCCCGAGCTGGCCGGGTTCGACATCTCGGGCGGCATCCTCTACTGCGACAAGACCGGCGGCGACTACTACGATTTCCTGCAGGTCTGCCGCGGGGAGCCCGCCTGTCTGGCCGTGGTCGTGGGCGACGTGGCCGGTCACGGCCTGCCCTCGGCCCTGGTCATGGCCGCGGCCAGGGGCCAGCTGCACACCCTGTCCGACATCGAGATGGCCCCGCACGAGCGGATGGGCGCCATCAACCGGGTGCTCGCGCGCGATCTGGACGGCACCGGGCGGTTCCTGACCCTGTTCTATCTGCAACTGCATGCGGACTCGGACCGGGTGCAATGGGTCCGGGCCGGGCATGACCCGGCCATCCGCTACAATCCGTCCACGGACGAGTTCGGCGAACTGCGCGGCGAGGGGCTGCCCGTTGGCGTGGACGAGAACTACGCCTACGAGACCGGCGAGACCGGGATTGCGGAGGGCGAAGTCCTGGTCATGGCCACGGACGGGGTTTGGGAGGCGCACAATCTCGAAGGTGAAATGTTTGGCAAGAAGAGAATGCTTGCCATCATCAGGGAGAACGCCCATAAAAGTGCAAAGGACATCCGCCTGGCCCTGGTGGCCGAGGTGGAGGCCTTCCAGGGCAACGGCCAGGAGGACGACATCGCCGTCGTCGTGGTCAAGAAGGGTACAGGCGATACGTCCATGGCTCGGCATTCCATCTCCTTTCGCATGACCAACAAGGAAAACTGCTTCAAGCGCTTTCACCCCAAGGTGGAGGCCTTCGGGGCGCTGCACGGCCTGCACCCCAAGATCGTCTTCCACCTCACCCTGGTTCTGGACGAGTTGATCACCAACATCATTTCCTATGGTTACGCCGACTTCGACGAGCATCCCATCGACGTGACCATCGCCCTTCACGGCGACGAACTGACCATTTGCGTGGAGGACGACTCCGAGCCCTTCAACATCCTGGAGGCCCCGGAGCCGGAACTGGGCCTGCCCCTGGACCAGCGCGCCAGGCCCGTGGGCGGCCTGGGCATCCACCTGGTCAAGAACATGGTGCACGGCATCCATTACAAGCGGGAAAACGGCAAGAACATACTGACCCTGCACAAGAACATCAGCAAGACCCACTGCCCGGTGCAGGGCTAG
- a CDS encoding glucose-6-phosphate isomerase, with protein MADILDWTNADLDQLDMATYEDKAGDMAARLREETGAGRLPFLTMPYAAELKKQLAGLKGYLDGFDHMLLLGIGGSALGARALQKAFHPEQDRPGHRGKWLWIADNVDAYALTAFMAKLPPEKTVVVTVSKSGGTIETVGQYFIIKEWMKERLGDEWAKHMLLVTDEKQGFLRGEVDAFGIRALPVPDNLGGRYSVLSAVGLIPALFLGMDTDALLAGAREVADVLADPALSGETLAGTQAFRLAAWGAALMDKGFTEMIFFAYIPLWASFGDWFAQLWAESLGKEGKGSQPVPAVGVTDQHSVNQMFMDGVRNKACLFLTCPSLPAGPKFPADLPDQFAYVRGKDFGELIQAEGLGTRMALSSSGVPLVEIQVGADGPKQAGKLIGLLGAATILTGWLMGINPLDQPAVELGKRLAKARMDADGLADEKADLNVFLTAQRDLREF; from the coding sequence ATGGCTGACATTCTCGACTGGACCAACGCGGACCTCGACCAACTGGATATGGCGACCTACGAAGACAAGGCCGGCGACATGGCCGCGCGCCTGCGCGAGGAAACCGGGGCGGGCAGGCTGCCCTTCCTGACCATGCCCTACGCGGCCGAACTGAAAAAACAACTGGCCGGGCTCAAGGGGTACCTCGACGGCTTCGACCACATGCTCCTGCTCGGCATCGGCGGCTCGGCCCTGGGCGCCCGCGCCCTGCAAAAGGCCTTCCATCCCGAACAGGACCGGCCCGGCCACCGGGGCAAGTGGTTGTGGATCGCGGACAACGTGGACGCCTACGCGCTTACCGCGTTCATGGCCAAGCTTCCGCCCGAGAAGACCGTGGTGGTCACGGTCTCCAAGTCCGGCGGGACCATCGAGACCGTGGGCCAGTATTTCATCATCAAGGAGTGGATGAAGGAGCGGCTCGGCGACGAGTGGGCCAAACACATGCTCCTGGTCACCGACGAGAAGCAGGGCTTCCTGCGCGGCGAGGTAGACGCCTTCGGCATCAGGGCGCTGCCCGTGCCCGACAACCTCGGCGGACGCTACTCCGTGCTCTCGGCCGTGGGGCTGATCCCGGCCCTGTTCCTGGGCATGGACACCGACGCCCTCCTGGCCGGCGCGCGCGAGGTGGCCGACGTGCTGGCCGACCCGGCCCTAAGCGGCGAGACCCTGGCCGGGACACAGGCCTTCCGCCTGGCCGCCTGGGGCGCGGCGCTCATGGACAAGGGCTTTACGGAGATGATCTTTTTCGCCTATATCCCCTTGTGGGCCAGCTTCGGGGACTGGTTCGCCCAGCTGTGGGCCGAATCCCTCGGCAAGGAAGGCAAGGGCAGCCAGCCCGTGCCCGCCGTGGGCGTGACCGACCAGCATTCGGTGAACCAGATGTTCATGGACGGCGTGCGCAACAAGGCGTGCCTGTTCCTGACCTGCCCGTCCCTGCCCGCCGGACCGAAGTTCCCGGCCGACCTGCCCGACCAGTTCGCCTATGTCCGGGGCAAGGATTTCGGCGAGCTGATCCAGGCCGAAGGGCTCGGCACGCGCATGGCCCTGTCCTCAAGCGGCGTGCCCCTGGTGGAAATCCAGGTGGGCGCTGACGGGCCGAAACAGGCGGGCAAGCTCATCGGACTGCTCGGCGCGGCCACCATCCTGACCGGCTGGCTCATGGGCATCAACCCCCTGGACCAGCCCGCCGTGGAATTGGGCAAGCGGCTGGCCAAGGCGCGCATGGACGCGGACGGGCTGGCCGACGAGAAGGCGGACCTGAACGTATTTTTGACCGCACAACGAGATTTACGGGAGTTCTGA
- the ada gene encoding bifunctional DNA-binding transcriptional regulator/O6-methylguanine-DNA methyltransferase Ada, translated as MTSRQTPYDHRLRAVLDRDATASGFVYAVATTGVYCRPGCPSRSPNPENVRLFDTPAQAEQAGYRPCKRCRPDDPAHGNVDSGRVAAACRAIERALAEGDPPPSLEHLARDAGLSPSHFQRLFKSRAGITPKEYARAVRDERVRDALAQGQSVTEAIYAAGFGAPSRFYEHAGRTLGMSPAVYRKGGKGLTIRFATAESFLGPVLAGFTDQGVCAIEFGDGREELIHALRERFPEADLRDAQDELAPLLREVAAFVRHPDQGLDLPLDIRGTAFQQRVWRELARIPAGETRTYTDVARALGNPEAVRAVAAACAANPLAVAVPCHRVLRKSGDLAGYRWGLDRKKALLDNERTGG; from the coding sequence ATGACCTCACGACAAACGCCATATGATCACCGCCTCCGGGCGGTCCTGGACCGCGACGCCACGGCCTCGGGGTTCGTCTATGCGGTCGCCACCACCGGCGTGTACTGCCGCCCCGGCTGCCCGTCCCGCTCGCCCAATCCTGAAAACGTGCGCTTATTCGACACCCCGGCCCAGGCCGAGCAGGCGGGTTACCGGCCGTGCAAGCGCTGCCGCCCGGACGACCCGGCCCATGGAAACGTGGACTCGGGCCGCGTGGCGGCCGCCTGCCGGGCCATCGAACGCGCCCTGGCCGAGGGCGATCCCCCCCCGTCCCTGGAGCATCTGGCCCGGGACGCGGGCTTGAGCCCGTCCCACTTCCAGCGCCTGTTCAAGAGCCGCGCCGGAATCACGCCCAAGGAATACGCCCGGGCCGTGCGCGACGAGCGGGTCCGCGACGCCCTGGCCCAAGGGCAATCCGTGACCGAGGCCATCTATGCGGCGGGCTTCGGCGCGCCGAGCCGATTCTACGAGCACGCGGGCCGGACCCTGGGCATGTCGCCCGCCGTCTACCGCAAGGGCGGCAAGGGATTGACCATCCGCTTCGCCACGGCCGAGAGCTTCCTCGGCCCGGTCCTGGCCGGGTTCACCGACCAAGGCGTCTGCGCCATCGAGTTCGGCGACGGACGTGAGGAGCTGATCCACGCCCTGCGCGAGCGCTTCCCCGAGGCGGACCTGCGCGACGCCCAGGACGAACTCGCCCCGCTGCTCAGAGAGGTGGCCGCCTTTGTCCGCCACCCGGACCAGGGGCTGGACCTGCCCCTGGACATCCGGGGCACCGCCTTCCAGCAGCGCGTCTGGCGGGAGCTTGCGCGCATCCCGGCGGGCGAGACCCGGACCTACACCGACGTTGCCCGCGCCCTCGGCAACCCCGAGGCCGTCCGGGCCGTGGCCGCGGCCTGCGCCGCCAACCCCCTGGCCGTGGCTGTCCCCTGCCACCGCGTCCTGCGCAAGTCCGGCGATCTGGCGGGCTACCGCTGGGGGCTGGACAGGAAAAAGGCCCTGCTCGACAACGAACGGACCGGGGGATAA
- a CDS encoding LysM peptidoglycan-binding domain-containing protein codes for MKKLILLAISLCVVFAWGCSKKVQTEPEVVVVEEKEVVVEQPATPVDPMAVYKAEYDALPVTHTVTKGECLWWISEYKHVYNDPFMWPMIYKANRDKIKNPDLIYPGQQFDVPRYGFDLEEVKASRKDAGAPWKALEPGQDAVIPAEMRAALGYSF; via the coding sequence ATGAAGAAGCTGATTTTACTGGCAATTTCCCTGTGCGTCGTGTTCGCCTGGGGTTGTTCCAAGAAAGTCCAGACCGAACCCGAAGTGGTTGTGGTCGAGGAAAAGGAAGTCGTCGTCGAACAGCCCGCGACGCCCGTCGATCCCATGGCCGTGTACAAGGCCGAGTACGACGCGCTGCCCGTGACCCATACCGTGACCAAGGGCGAGTGCCTGTGGTGGATCTCCGAGTACAAGCACGTGTACAACGATCCCTTCATGTGGCCCATGATCTACAAGGCCAACCGCGACAAGATCAAGAATCCCGATCTGATCTATCCGGGCCAGCAGTTCGATGTGCCCCGCTACGGGTTCGACCTCGAGGAAGTGAAGGCCTCCCGCAAGGACGCCGGCGCTCCCTGGAAGGCTCTTGAGCCCGGCCAGGATGCCGTCATCCCCGCGGAGATGCGCGCCGCGCTCGGCTACAGCTTCTAA